The genomic interval ATCCAGTGAATCTTCCGTTGGAAATTGTTCTTTGTGGTGGGTGGTGCGCTTGAGATGCTTATTAAAGTTCTCAATCAGGTTAGTGGAGTATAGTGATTGCCGGATAGCTGG from Pediococcus claussenii ATCC BAA-344 carries:
- a CDS encoding transposase, whose product is PAIRQSLYSTNLIENFNKHLKRTTHHKEQFPTEDSLDRFLVSQFNVYNEKSLKRIHRGFKGLQDTLEASFI